The proteins below come from a single Erinaceus europaeus chromosome 20, mEriEur2.1, whole genome shotgun sequence genomic window:
- the HTR3A gene encoding 5-hydroxytryptamine receptor 3A, translated as MLLWVPLLALLLPKPLAQGGARRREAVQARNTPQPSLQRLAAHLLAHYEKGVRPVRDWRKPTTVSIDVIVYAILNVDEKNQVLTTYIWYRQFWTDEFLQWNPEDFDNITRLSIPTESIWVPDILINEFVDVGKSPEIPYVYVRHHGEVQNYKPLQVVTACSLDIYNFPFDVQNCTLTFTSWLHTIQDINISLWRPPEKVESDKSIFMNQGEWELLGVLPQFQEFSIESSSCYAEMKFHVVIRRRPLFYAVSLLLPSIFLMVMDIVGFYLPPDSGERVSFKITLLLGYSVFLIIVSDTLPATAIGTPLIGVYFVVCMALLVISLAETILIVRLVHKQDLQKPVPAWLRYLVLDRIALLLCLGEQPTVRNPPATPQVPKIEDCRDLGNHCCPLVAPQNLEKTPRARGSPVPPPREASLAVRGLLQELAAIRHFLEKREESREVARDWLRVGSVLDRLLFRIYLLAVLAYSVTLVTLWSIWQYS; from the exons ATGCTGCTGTGGGTCCCGCTGCTGGCGCTACTGCTGCCAAAGCCCCTGGCTCAGGGAGGAG CCCGGCGGAGAGAGGCCGTGCAGGCCCGCAACAccccccagccctcactgcaaAGGCTGGCAgcccacctcctggcccactaTGAGAAGGGGGTACGGCCTGTGCGGGACTGGAGGAAGCCCACCACTGTGTCCATTGACGTCATAGTCTATGCCATCCTCAATGTG GACGAGAAGAACCAGGTTCTGACCACCTACATCTGGTACCGGCAG TTCTGGACAGATGAGTTCCTCCAGTGGAACCCTGAGGACTTTGACAACATTACCAGGCTGTCCATCCCCACGGAGAGCATCTGGGTCCCTGACATTCTCATCAATGAGTT TGTGGATGTAGGCAAGTCCCCTGAGATCCCCTACGTGTACGTGCGGCACCACGGCGAGGTCCAGAACTACAAGCCGCTCCAGGTGGTGACGGCCTGCAGCCTCGACATCTACAACTTCCCCTTTGACGTGCAGAACTGTACACTTACCTTCACCAGCTGGCTGCACACCA TCCAGGACATCAACATCTCACTGTGGCGCCCCCCTGAAAAAGTGGAGTCTGACAAAAGCATCTTCATGAACCAGGGTGAGTGGGAGCTTCTGGGGGTGCTACCCCAGTTCCAGGAGTTCAGCATCGAGAGCAGCAGCTGCTATGCAGAAATGAAGTTCCAT GTGGTCATCCGTCGGCGGCCTCTGTTCTACGCGGTCAGCCTGTTGCTGCCCAGCATCTTCCTCATGGTCATGGACATCGTGGGCTTCTACCTGCCCCCGGACAGTGGCGAGAGGGTCTCCTTCAAAATCACCCTGCTCCTGGGCTACTCGGTCTTCCTGATTATAGTGTCTGACACACTTCCCGCCACTGCCATTGGCACACCCCTCATTG GTGTCTACTTTGTGGTGTGCATGGCGCTGCTGGTCATCAGCCTAGCCGAGACCATCCTTATCGTGCGCCTGGTGCACAAGCAGGACCTGCAGAAGCCCGTGCCCGCCTGGCTGCGATACCTGGTCCTCGACAGGATCGCTCTGCTGCTATGTCTAGGGGAGCAGCCCACTGTCCGCAATCCCCCGGCCACCCCACAGGTCCCCAAGATAGAAGACTGCCGAG ACTTGGGGAATCACTGCTGCCCGTTGGTGGCGCCCCAGAACTTGGAGAAGACCCCGAGGGCCCGCGGCAGCCCGGTGCCCCCGCCGCGGGAGGCTTCGCTGGCGGTGCGGGGGCTGCTGCAGGAGCTGGCCGCCATCCGCCACTTCCTTGAGAAGCGCGAGGAGAGCCGCGAGGTGGCACGGGACTGGCTGCGGGTGGGCTCGGTGCTCGACCGCCTGCTCTTCCGCATCTACCTGCTGGCAGTGCTGGCCTACAGCGTCACCCTGGTCACGCTCTGGTCCATCTGGCAGTATTCCTGA